The genome window AGAAAGCAATCTCTAAGAATGAACAGGCCAATCACAATCTCCTAGGAGCACTAGCAGACGAACGCGAGGACTTAATTATTCAGGCCTTAAATAATGGCGCTAATCCAAACCTCATCTTTAACAATAGACACTTCACCATGGCCATGGACAAGAGCTTAAACTGTAATCCAAACGTTTTAAAAGCCTTAATTAAAGCAGGGGCGTATCTTGAACTTAAAGATACGCATGGAAAGAGCGCAATGGATTATGCAAAAAGAAACGGTAGTCCAGAGTGTATAAAAATATTAAGCGATGCCGGTGTAAACTAAAAAGAAAATTGGGCCTTGGTTTTTACTTTAAGAAGAAAAGATAGGATTTTAGAACAAGAGAAAAAAACAGATTCCTGTTTTTCAGCATGGCCGGTAGAAGTGATTTGGGACTCTTTTTAAAGAACCAAGGCCGTCCAACCATTGATACTATTAATTAAGCAACGAGCGTGCCAACTTTTAAATATCCAAATTAATAATGACATAAGTAAAATCAAACACTTATTACTGGAGCAAAAAGGTCACTGAGGTCAAAATGAACTCGTTTGATAAAATGCAGAAAGGGTTCAAAACGCACACCGCGCTGCATCGTTCGCATATCTTTTGAGTTCTATGATAAGAATTTAGATAAAACTGGATCTAGTTTGGAAATAATAGATTCAACTTCTTGCGAAAATGGAGAGAGAGAAAATCGGATAACATTTGTAGCGGCCTGATCACTTAGGCCGTAAGCCTTTGCAATACGTGAAGGTTTGATAATACCAGACGCACAAGCAGAGCCACTAGAAGCACAAATTCCGGCCATATCTAGTGCCATCATAACAGTATTAATATTCTTGTCGTGCACACTGAAAAATATTGTAGTGGCATTTCTCATTTTTGCCTTAGCACCAATGATAGTAATTTTTTGGCCAAAGTTTTTAATCAGCCAATTTTCAATTTCATCTTTTACGCCTTGAGCTCTTTCAATATTTGAATGTGAAAGATTGTAATCGAGTGCAAGATTAATTGTATGAACGCTAAAGGCATTTTCAGTCCCAGAGCGCATTGCCTTTTGTTGGCCACCACCACGAATTAATGGAGTCCAACTCGCTTCTTTAGAGACAAGTGTAAAGCCGACGCCTTTAAGCGCGCCAAATTTATGACCAGAAAAAGTATAGTAATCAAGGCCAAGGTTAATCTGGTTCCAATTTTTGATTTTTCCAACAACCTGTACACAATCAACATGAACGCAAGCGCCAGTTTCTTCCTTAACTTTTAGAACCTCATCAAGATCCCACACGACACCGTTTTCATTATTCACATATGTGAAGTTAATGAGTTTCTCGCCTTTGAATTCATTTAAGGCGTCAACGACTTCTTGTCTATCAAAGTCACCCTCATGTGTTCTCAAGACGTGAAAAGTACCACCAAGAAGCTCAACGTGTTCTTTCTGATTAACCATACTCGAGTGGTCAACATCAAAGCAGAAGACATGAAAACTTTCCTTTGCTTTTAAAGCGTTAAAGCAAAAACCTTTTACAACACTATTAATGGCCTCTGTAGCGCCTGAGTGAAAAAAGACATCATACTTTGTAGCATTGAAAGTATCTTGAATTTTTTTAATGGTTTGATTAATTAAGGATTTTGATTTCTTTCCCACTTGGTGAATCGAAGCTGGATTACCAAAGTAGACGGCCCCCTCGCAAAGCCAGTCTTGAACTGGTTTAACCAAGGGGGCCGTAGCATTATAATCTAAGTAGAGATAATTATTGATTAATTTCACCTAAACCTGATCTAATTCCTGAAGCGTACTCGCTGAATGCACTTTCATTTGAAGTGTTCTGAGTAGCAGCTTCTACAGTTTGAGTAGTTTGCTCATTAGAAGTTTCCTCACCTCTAACTTCAGACTCAACCTCACCAGATTTTCTTACAAGGTCACCTAAAGAAGTTGTCGTTAGGTATTCGCTCATAATGAAACCAAGGTTTTGAAAGTAGTTCTTAGACAGGTGAAATTCAACAGTGCTTGCTTGCTCTGCTTCTGTTCCAAGAATGTCTTTAGCTGGATTAATATTTTCTCCAACACATTCAAGTACATCTTTAATTGTAATTTCTTCCATTGAACGAGCAAGAACATAACCACCACCTGGTCCTCTTACCGACTTAACAGCTTGGCCATTTCTTAGCTTTCTGAAAAGTTGTTCAAGGTAGTGAAGTGAAATGTTTTGTCTTTCTGAAATTTCCTGAAGTCTTACAGGGTTTCCGTTGCTGTGAGTAGTTAGGTCAAGCATTGCTCTAACTGCGTAGCGTCCTTTCGAAGTGAGTCTCATTGGTCTTCCTCCATAAATCCAAATGTTAAATAAAAAATTGTTTTAAACTTTAAGCAAATAAATTGTGTGCTAATTAAGGACTCGCATTCCGTGCTATCCTTTCAAGTGAAAGATTTATTCCGTTAAAATCTTTCTCATAAATATTATGTCAGCCCACAAGTCTTAAAGTCAACTTGATTTAATCAATTATTATAAAAAAATATTTTTTCTTTACTGAGGAACTAGGAAGACAGTGAGAAGTCAATAATTTCTATATGTTAGAAGAATTATCGAAGAAAATAACATGATATGCCAAACAGAGTTAATCGGTTATTTCTGCCCACTTGTTAGAAGATGTTAAAAAATAATTTTCTTTAAAAAATAGTTTCGAGAAGCGTTCTCTTCGTCTTCTTTTTTGTCATTGGTTTCAATACTTAATTGAAAATAATTGAAATCATCAGAAAGCTCACGGTAGATATCTCTGATATAATCCTTACCCCATTCAACAAGAAAGTATTTTTTCTCATCTAGGTACATTGCTAGCTCAAGGTGGATAATCTCTTCGGCCGAATCAAGACGGTAGAAGTCTGCATGGACAATATCGCCACAATCATTGATAAGGGAATATGTTGGTGAACCTGATTTATCTTCACCAAGGAAGACATTAGTAAACGTAGTCTTACCAGCACCAACTGGCCCATCAAGAATAACAACAGATGGATCACTTAATGATTCTTTTAGTTCGACAATAATATTTGAAATATCACTTTGGTAAACTTTTTTCCAATGCCTAACATCTTGATAGTCAAACAACAGGTGCTCCTTAGAATTAATTGCTTAGATATTTATTTTCCACGATAAAGATCAATAAGCAATCAAAGGCAAACCATACCTTAGTTAACTGGATGGTTTCTAAATAAATTTAACATATCCTTAGTAACATTAGAGATACCACTAAATACGGCCTGAGACACAATCCAGTGACCTATATTGTATTCAGCAAATAGTCCTCGCTCTAAAAGCGGTCTAACACTCTCCATTGTAAGGCCATGACCTGCATGGAATGCAACAGCTGAACCTTCAAGTGCTTTGAAGCACTCAACATAACTATTTAAGTGAGGATTTAAATCCCCTTCTTTCAGGAAATCGATTGCAAAAGCACCCGTATGGATTTCTACAGCATCGGCCTTAAGTTCAATGGCCTTCTTCATCACCTCTGTCGAAGCTTCAACAAAAAGAGAAATCTTCGTTTTAGGTGAATGCTCTCTTAGGTAGGCCATTGTCTGAGAAACTTTGTCATAGTTAGCAGATGATAGGTCTAGTCCACCTTCAGTTGTCTTCTCTTCTCTCTTTTCAGGAACAAGACAAATCCAATCGGGCTTAAAGTCAGCTGCGATTTCAACAATTTCTTTAGCACAACCAATTTCAAGGTTAAGTGGTTTTTCAAAGCGCTTTGTTACGGCCATAACACTAGTTAAGTCTGTATCTTGAATATGTCTTCTATCTTCACGTAAGTGAATAGTAATTTGATCAGCACCGGCCATTAAAACATCTTGGGCGGCATTTGCAACACTTGGGTAGCCTTCATCTCTTTGTTGTCTAAGAGTTGCTACGTGATCAATATTTACACCAAGTCTTGGAATCAATTTATCAGTCATTATGCAATTTCCTTTTTAAGTGCGCTTACAAGACGATCACAGACAGCATTAATTTTGTCTTCGCAACGTCCTTCAACCATAACACGAGCTAAAGGCTCAGTTCCTGAGTATCGGAAAATCACACGTCCTTCCTCTCCTAACTCTTTTTCACATGCCTTAAGTTCTGCTGCAAAAGTTGGCATCTCTTCGACCTTCTTCTTTTGTGAAACAGAAACGTTCTTTAAAACTTGTGGATATAATTCAACGTCACGAGACAATTCATTAATCGACTTCTTAAAGAAGTAAGTCGCTTCAATTGATTTAAGGGCCGCCAGTGTCCCATCACCAGTTGTTGCATGCTCTAGAAAAATAATATGTCCAGAAGGCTCTCCACCAAGCAGGGCATTCTCACTTCTCATGTATTCCATAATGTAGCGATCACCAACTGCGGTACGGTGAAACTTAAGGCCTAGCTTTTTCAAGTAGTTTTCAAGTCCAAGGTTTGACATAATAGTCCCAACTACAGTGTCACCTTTTTGAAGCTTACCTTGCTCAAGTAATAGCCTAGCAAAAATACCAATAAGTTTATCACCTTTAATGAGTCCACCATCTTTATCAATGACTTGAATACGATCAGCATCTCCATCAAGGCAGAATCCCATATCCGCACGTAGTTTTACAACTTCTTGGCTTGCAAGTGTTGGGTGTAGGCTTCCACAATTTAAATTAATATTTTGCCCATTAGGATTTACTCCTAGTGGAAAGACTTCAGCTCCGAGCTCACTCATCACAAGAGGAGCGACTTTATAACTGGCACCATTCGCACAATCAACAACGACACGCATACCAGTCAGGTCGCACTCCTCATCAATTGCAGATTTAACGTGAACAACGTAGCGTCCTTCAACTCCTTCAAGTCTTTTTGCACGGCCAATTTCGGCCCCAACCTTAGGAGGAATTAACTTAGGGTTCAGAACAAGCTCTTCAAGTTCAAGCTCTACTTCATCAGGAAGCTTAAACCCATGAGCATCAAAAAGTTTTATTCCATTATCATCGTAATCGTTATGTGAAGCCGAAATCATTACTCCAGCATCTGCACGCATTGAAGTTGTTACAAAGGCAACACCTGGCGTTGGTAGAGGACCTGTAAAGATAACTCTTCCGCCTTGTGAAAGTACACCCGCTGAAAATGCCTGCTCAATCATATAGCAACTAAGCCTAGTGTCTTTACCAACAATGATAAGAGGTGTTTTCTTATTTTTATTCTTCTTTTGGAAATAAAATGTAACGGCACGGCCAAGGGCAGTTGCGATCTCAGGGACCATAGGATAAATATTTGCCTTACCTCTAATTCCATCTGTTCCAAATAATTTTCTTTCTGTCATTTTATCTACTCACTTTAATTATTTCGGGGTGTATTTTTAATAAATGAACATCCTCAGGAAGTTCTGCTCTTAGACGAATATCGGCACTTCTTCCCATATCAGAAGGGATTTCTGCATAAACCTTAACTTCACTCGCCTTTATATCATTTCGTCCTGTCGTTAGTACATCTAAAGAGACTTTTCTAATACGAGAGCGAAATTTTATATTAGGCGAAACAAATAGTATTGGAATATTCTTAAGCGTTAAGTTCGCCTTTTGAGGCCTAATATCATATTTGAAGTTAATTGTATCACTTTCACCATAACGAAGAAACTCTGGAAGATCTTCAAGTTGTATTGGAACCTCTCCTCGTCCAGATAACTCTGATAGATCAATCAGACGTGTCTTCACCTGCCCAACAGTTCTCATAATATCACGAGCACCTTCAATTTTAATTTTAGAGCGATTAATTGAAGAAGAAATAAGCTTAAGCTCCTTTGGCAGATTATTCATATAATTTACCTTTATCGGAACATTCTTATAGATCAGCTTATCTAATTTAATTGTTAAATGCTTTGGTTTAATATCCACAACTTCAACGCCAAATGGAACAATCAAATCAGTCTCACTAATTGAGTACTTAACTTGTTTTGTGGAGCGATTTACCTTCATCTTCTTTAAATCAACCTGTAGCTTCAAATGATCATCACCATGAAAGTCTTTCAAGAATGCACGGGCACCTTTTAAAGTTACGTGAATTTCATTTGCCGAAACAGAGGTAACATCCATACTTGTCGCAGGAAGAATCTCAAGGTTATATATTCTCTCCGTTGTAATTGGTTCAGAGTTTACAACATAGAACCATAAAAAGACGGCCAAAATAATACTTAGCAGAGTTAGTAGTTGATTTTGAATTAATTCAAATAGATTATTACTTTTAATTTTCTTTAACATCTTATGCCTGCCCTACGATTTGAGATTGTAGATCAAGTCTCTTTCCTGCCCACGCTTTCTTAAGCATCATGCGTAACTCATTTTCATTGTGTGAATAGAAGAACTGGCCATTAATACATAATTTAACCTTGCCTGTCTCTTCACTGACGATGATAACGATGGCATCAGACACTTCAGAAACCCCAAGGGCCGCACGGTGGCGTGTTCCAAAGTGGCGATCAATTTCAATATTTTTAGAAAGCGGCAGGAAGCAGCCTGCTGCCAAGATCTTTCCATCTCTCAAAATAATTGCACCATCGTGCAGTGGAGAGATTGTTTGAAAGATTGAGTAAATAAGATCTGAGTGAATGGTTGCATCGATAATCGTTCCAGTATCAATATAATTTTGGAGTCCATTCTTTCTTTCAATTACAATGAGAGCTCCAGTCCTCTCTTTTGAAAGGGCCGTTACACTTTTTATAACTTCTTCAATATCATAATTTACCGGAGAGCGATCAAAGAAGTTAAACATCTTCCTACCTGTCCCAACCGTTGCAAGAGCTGCTCGTAATTGATCTTGAAAGATAACGATGAAAATAATGAAGATATAATCAAAGAAGTGTTCGAGAATCCAGTTAACTGTATAGAGATTGTATTTAATCCCAAGAGTATAAAGAATAGCAAGGAAAACCATTCCAAGTAGAACTTGAATGGCCCTCGTCCCTTTTACGATCTTTAAAACCTGATAGATCATAAGAGCAACAATGCCCATGTCGAAGAAATCTTTAATACTTAATTGCTTTAGTAGCGTTGAAAATAATGTCATAATATATAAGTTGCTAAATATTTAAAATGTTTGGAGTTTAATGATGCCTATAAAAACGCAGATAGTAAACACATCAGGTGAAGGCTTTTACGACATAACTAAAGAGATCCGACAATGTCTTAGAGATCTGGCCCCACAAAATACTGATGGTATCCTAGTGTGTCAAATTCAGCACACCAGTGCCGCGTTGTGTATCAATGAGGCATTTGACCCAAGTGCAAAGCTGGACATGGAGAACTTTCTAAAGCATCTGGCACCAAGAAACCTCTCATTCATTACTCACACAGCAGAAGGAGCTGATGACTCGCCTTCTCATATGAAGTCAATACTTATGCAAACATCCCTTACATTGATCGTTGAAAGTGGTGAGCTAGATATTGGTCAATGGTCGGGAATATATCTTTGTGAATTTCGAGATGCCCCTCATATGAGGAAAGTGAAAGTGAAATTTCTTCAAGGCTAGAATCACAGAGGCCCTGAAAATCAGGGCCCTTGCTTTATATAGTTTTGTTTGTGTTTTATTAAATCAAATAGTTTAATGAATTATTTTGTTGATTCGTAGATTGCTTTGAATCCGTCGAAATCTCTTGCAGCGATTTCAGCAAGCATCTTTCTGTTGATTTCAACATTGTTCTTCTTAAGCTGTCCCATGAACTTTGAATAAGAAGTACCAAGAAGCTTAGCAGCTGCAGAAATACGTACGATCCAAAGTCTTCTCATATCTCTTTTAAGAAGTCTTCTACCGATGTATCTGTAGTGTAATGCTCTTTTTACTGTTTCAGAAGCGTGATAGTATTTAGTTCTTCTTGAAAAGTGAAAACCTTTCGCTAATTTAAGAACCTTATTTCTTCTCGCTCTTGCTTTAAAACCTCTTCTAACTCTAGACATAATTTACTCCATTTTTTTGACGTTTGGGGACCAAGTGAATGGTTCTTTCGTTCTTTCCCAAAAATCAGGTTAAAAAAACAATTTTGCCGATTTTAAGTTTCGACCAACTCAATCATTTTTGAATAGCTTGCGCTTAGAAAATTAAGCGTAAGGTAGACATCTCTTTACACGAGCAACATCTGAAGCGTGAACATAGTCAGTTTTACCTGCTCTTTTCTTTGCATCAGTTGGCTTCTTTTCAAGAATGTGTCTTAGGTTAGCTCTTTTTCTTTTGAACTTTCCGTTACCTACTGGCTTAAATCTTTTAGCTACAGCTCTTCTAGTCTTCATTTTTGGCATTTTATACTCCTTGAATTTTACTCACCTTAAGGTGAGTCGAGAATTCAACAAAATACAACAAAACTATAAGTGCATATTTTTATCAGGTTTAACCACTTAATGCAAAGAATAATCGATAAAATGAAAAAAAATATCAAGAACTTAGGATAGGAAAAGCATGAGTGCCCAACGTAAAATCGAGCACTTACAGTATTTTGACTACTTAGCTTTCTTAACTGGGGCAACGATTGTAATAATACGGTTCCCCATCATTTTAATAGGAGATTCGATTGCTGCACCAGCTTCTTCACAAACCCCATTTAGGATCGTTTCGAATTTCTCTTTCCCCATATCTTTATAGGCCATTTCACGACCTCTAAATTGCATAACAAATTTAACCTTGTCTCCACCTTCTAAGAACTTGTAGGCTCTTTTAAGCTTAGTTTCAAGATCATGCGCTTCAATATTTGGACGTAATTGAATTTCTTTTAGCTGAACCTTGGCCTGTTTCTTCTTAGCTTCAGCAGCTTTCTTTTGAAGAGCATACTTATACTTCCCATAGTCCATTAGCTTTACAACTGGTGGTTTAGCTGTTGGAGCAATCTCAATAAGGTCCACACCAAGTTCATCCGCAATTTCGCGAGCTCTATCAATAGATACAACCCCGTATTGTTCTTCATCACTCATTAGTCGACATTCAGAAATTCTAATTTGCTCGTTAATTCTTGGGCCTCTTTCTTTTCTTGGCCTTCCACCTCTAAAATTGTTGCTAATAAATCACCTCCGGAAATAAACCAATTATTAGCGAATCAGTTATTTTCAATAATTACAATTCTAATGGCTGACCACTAGGATTGCAAACATAACAAAAAATATACCCACAGTATACATTATTGAATGAGATATTTCTCATAAAAAGACAGATATTGTCCGCCGTGAGACGTAATTCTTATAAAATACTCCTCAGACAAGCAAAGATCAGTATATATATTCTTAATTCTTGTGTAATCCTTTAGCTTTTCAACTCCAAACTCACAACTTTCAAGCTCTCCAGCATGAAGATCAAAGCTCTCAAGATGTTTATTTTGAAGATTGCCAATCATTGGAACGCCAACTCTATAATTTTCTAGTTTATCATCAGCAAAAACAAAGAGTTCATCACTTTTAAAATGAATAAGTTGACCATGAACAATCTCAGACATAAGTCTTGCAGCATTCGCAAAAACTTTTGAAAAGTCTTCTTCCCAAGCACCCACGGCCAATCTGATATTTCCAATTTTTCGTTTAACTATCTTCGTTTCCATCATTTAATCCTTATGTCCTTCATCATCTGGTTCCATGTGAATTAAGATATCAACATCGCGACAATAATCTTTTAACATAACCCTTAAACGGTCTTCAACTGTGTGAGCAATATCATGGGCCTTTCCAAGAGAAAGGTCGGGCTCAAGAAGTAAATGAAAATCAATTTGCATCCAATTAGAGTTACCACGTGCACGAAAGTTATGAATGTCACGAACATGCTTTATATCTTCAAGTGACGAAATATATTTATCCTTTAAAATAGGGGCCACATCTAAAAGATCATTCAAATTTTCAAGAGTAATCTGAATCCCTAAGTAAATTAAATAAAGAATTATTAATCCACCAACAATATAATCAATTAAGTAAACTTCAAAGTAGGCAGCAACAATTGAGATCAAAACACCAAAGCTAATAATCATATCACCAAAAGTGTGACTACTATCTGCTGTTAATATTTGAGAATTTAGCTCTCGCCCTTTACGTCCTTCATAAGAAGAAACCCAATAACTCATTATTATCGAAATAATAATTGAAAAAACAGGGACAGGGCCAAATAGCCCATACTTTGTCTGCGTTCCCATGATGAGGTCATGATAATCAAGACCTAGTTTAATTGCCGAGCAAAAGAGCATAAAGGCAATGATTAATGCCCCAAGGTTTTCGAATTTATGATGGCCATAATTATGTCTACGGTCGCGTGGTTTTGAAGCTAGAGCGATTGTAACGATACCAAGTAGGTTTGATGTTCCATCAAAGGCAGACTCAATCCCAGATGAACGAAGAGAAATGAAGTTAAATTCGATACCTGCAAGAATCTTTACAAGAGCAACAGTTAAATTTAAAAAGAAAGTAATAATTAAAACTTTCTTGATTTCTTTTTCTCTCTTAGATAACTCTAGATGCAAGATATCTCCTATTTAAACAACTTTGAAGTTTAACTTCAGTTGATCTTTCAATGTTTTTTCAGTCGATTGGATAAACTCATCAAGCTTCACTCTATTTGTAATGACATAAGAGTTGTCCTCATAACCAAGAACTCCAATTTGTTCAAAATATGTAAGGGCAGTCTTCATAAGCTCAACATTCTGACTTTCAGCAAATCGAATAATACGTTGACTAAGGATTTCGGCCTTAAAAACATCAACAAAGCGCTTCATATAATCTGCCGCCTTAAAGTGATCGACTCCATCCTTTTGAAAACTCTCAAGAGTAAGGGCCGAAACAATGTAGGCCTCATTTATATACGTTAAACTACGTGCAAAAAGGCTAAGTTTTGAAGCAACTTCATATAAGTCTCTATTGGTAAATTCGATAGCATCTTGTAAATTTGTGATCTCTCTCCCAACAGCATTACTTAATATTCGAAGCGTTTTGGCATAGTATTCTTTTACCGTTGGTAGGTAGAACTCCATCTTAAGCATATCTCTTTGCTTAACAAAGAAGGCCTTAAGCTCATCAACATTATCAATTTCACCACTAAAAACATTGAACCAAGCTAATGAAATCGTCCAAGGGATGATAAAGTGGTGAACAATAGTATTCTTAAAAAACAAGAGTTCACCGCGACAATTTTTCTTAATTGCATAAAAAAGAGATGTACCTTCACTTTGGCCAATTACATCAACTTTGTTATTACCAATGAGAATATCCATAGCGCGACCAATGGAGTCTTCTAATTTATTCGGCCTTAATCCCTCTGTAAAAGGAATATCATACTGCTGGCAGTATTCTAAAATTGCCTGAGCTTTTAAAATAATATCATTCCACTTTAGTGCACCACTCGATTCATCTAATAAGATTAAGACTAAGAGGTTTGTAGGTGTAATTACCATCTGGTCCCCAACACTTCTAAAGCACTTAAAAGCAAGTTTTCTTACATTAAGCTTATTCTGTTCAGGATCATCTAGCTTATGAGCATATTGTGGTTTACCAAGCGAAATATGAATTTTGCCAAATTGATAGGCCATAAGTTTAAAGAGTCCAAACAGTTGTCCTGTCGATTCCTTCACTTTCTTTCCACCCATCATCTCTTTCGCTAGTGCCTTCTGCTCTGGAACATACTCATGAGCAATACTAACAGGAACGAATGCAAGTCCACGCTCTTTAGCGTCTGGAAGATGTGAGTGGGCCTCAAGTAGCATTTGATATAGGCCATACTTAGGGGGTCTAAGTTTCCCAGACCTCGTTCTTCCACCTTCAAAGAAGAACTCAATTGGCTCCTTGCGCTTTAAAAGAGCAAAGAGATATGCTTCCATCGTAAACTTATAGAGAATATCGTTTTGAAAACTTCTTCGAATAAAGAAGCAACCAGACTTTCTAAAGATCTTACCAATTGGAAAAATATTTAAATTATCACCACCAGCAACGTAGAGCATACGTTTATACTGCTTAAAGAACTTATAGTTGATTGCAATATAATCAGCATGAGACTGATGATTTGGTACAAGAACTACACTTGCCTCTTCTAAAAGAGCATTGAGATCTGTTCCATTTTCATTGAAGCTTACCCCATCATATAAACGAGGAAGAGTAGCATCAAAGAATTTTGCCATGGATTTAAGATATGACGGAGAATAGTCGGCCTTCATTTCATTAAAGTTGGCGACAACCTTCTTTTTTGTTTGAATTGGATTATCACTTTCTTTAATTCTTTTTATAAGTTTCGGATAACTTAATAAATCGTCAAGAACACTATTTCCCATACCTTAAGCCTTTCTTATCTTTTACCGTGTGGCTTACTTTCGGCCATACCCGATGATGACATTTCCATAAACAGTGCTGCTTCACTCATATTTAAAAGTTTATCAACACCAAGATAAGTCATTCCAGAACGAATTCCACCTGTTAATTCGTTGATAATTCCTTCAGTAGGACCTTTACAAGGAATCATAGTATCTACACCTTCAGCGGCCATACCTTTTGGAAGCTCTCCACGCCATGAAACTTGCGCGGCCTTCGAGGCCATCCCACGGTATTCTTTCATACCACCCTTAACTTCACCTGGAGTTTCAAGCGCTCCGGATAATAGAGAGCCGGCCATGCAAGAGCTGGCACCAGCACTAAGTGCTTTTACCATATCACCAGAGTTCTTAAGGCCACCATCAGCAATTACCGGCACACCTGCTTTTTGTGCTTCAGCAACACACATTGCAATGGCCGTTAATTGAGGAACGCCATGTCCAGTGATAATTCTTGTCGTACACATACTACCAGGTCCAATTCCAACCTTTACAGCATCTGCACCTTTATCAATCATACGCTTAACTCCATCGGGAGTTGCAACATTTCCTGCAATCACATCAATTTGCGGATAATTCTTTTTTATATACTCAAGAACTTCCATCATCATGATTGAATCACCATGTGCGATATCAACAGTAA of Bacteriovorax sp. BAL6_X contains these proteins:
- the rpmI gene encoding 50S ribosomal protein L35, with the translated sequence MPKMKTRRAVAKRFKPVGNGKFKRKRANLRHILEKKPTDAKKRAGKTDYVHASDVARVKRCLPYA
- the infC gene encoding translation initiation factor IF-3; protein product: MSNNFRGGRPRKERGPRINEQIRISECRLMSDEEQYGVVSIDRAREIADELGVDLIEIAPTAKPPVVKLMDYGKYKYALQKKAAEAKKKQAKVQLKEIQLRPNIEAHDLETKLKRAYKFLEGGDKVKFVMQFRGREMAYKDMGKEKFETILNGVCEEAGAAIESPIKMMGNRIITIVAPVKKAK
- a CDS encoding cation diffusion facilitator family transporter, whose amino-acid sequence is MHLELSKREKEIKKVLIITFFLNLTVALVKILAGIEFNFISLRSSGIESAFDGTSNLLGIVTIALASKPRDRRHNYGHHKFENLGALIIAFMLFCSAIKLGLDYHDLIMGTQTKYGLFGPVPVFSIIISIIMSYWVSSYEGRKGRELNSQILTADSSHTFGDMIISFGVLISIVAAYFEVYLIDYIVGGLIILYLIYLGIQITLENLNDLLDVAPILKDKYISSLEDIKHVRDIHNFRARGNSNWMQIDFHLLLEPDLSLGKAHDIAHTVEDRLRVMLKDYCRDVDILIHMEPDDEGHKD
- a CDS encoding 1-acyl-sn-glycerol-3-phosphate acyltransferase, which encodes MGNSVLDDLLSYPKLIKRIKESDNPIQTKKKVVANFNEMKADYSPSYLKSMAKFFDATLPRLYDGVSFNENGTDLNALLEEASVVLVPNHQSHADYIAINYKFFKQYKRMLYVAGGDNLNIFPIGKIFRKSGCFFIRRSFQNDILYKFTMEAYLFALLKRKEPIEFFFEGGRTRSGKLRPPKYGLYQMLLEAHSHLPDAKERGLAFVPVSIAHEYVPEQKALAKEMMGGKKVKESTGQLFGLFKLMAYQFGKIHISLGKPQYAHKLDDPEQNKLNVRKLAFKCFRSVGDQMVITPTNLLVLILLDESSGALKWNDIILKAQAILEYCQQYDIPFTEGLRPNKLEDSIGRAMDILIGNNKVDVIGQSEGTSLFYAIKKNCRGELLFFKNTIVHHFIIPWTISLAWFNVFSGEIDNVDELKAFFVKQRDMLKMEFYLPTVKEYYAKTLRILSNAVGREITNLQDAIEFTNRDLYEVASKLSLFARSLTYINEAYIVSALTLESFQKDGVDHFKAADYMKRFVDVFKAEILSQRIIRFAESQNVELMKTALTYFEQIGVLGYEDNSYVITNRVKLDEFIQSTEKTLKDQLKLNFKVV
- a CDS encoding guanosine monophosphate reductase, yielding MDLTFKANGILTRGKGLTFDDVLLVPRYSEISSRRHTDLKTKITKNHSIEIPIIAANMDTVTGPEMAMEMGRLGGVGILHRFMSPEQQVEDVKAIQSYFKEHSINLPIAASVGVKEEGKKRADLLAALGVEILTVDIAHGDSIMMMEVLEYIKKNYPQIDVIAGNVATPDGVKRMIDKGADAVKVGIGPGSMCTTRIITGHGVPQLTAIAMCVAEAQKAGVPVIADGGLKNSGDMVKALSAGASSCMAGSLLSGALETPGEVKGGMKEYRGMASKAAQVSWRGELPKGMAAEGVDTMIPCKGPTEGIINELTGGIRSGMTYLGVDKLLNMSEAALFMEMSSSGMAESKPHGKR